The Hydrogenophaga crocea genome contains a region encoding:
- the cheY gene encoding chemotaxis response regulator CheY codes for MSTPMKFLIVDDFSTMRRIVRNLLKEIGHTDADEAEDGAIALNKLKSGGFNFVVTDINMPNMNGFELLSAIKQDEKLKHLPVLMVTAEARKEDIVLAAQNGAAGYIVKPFTKATLEDKLANIFKKLGL; via the coding sequence ATGTCCACCCCGATGAAATTCCTGATCGTTGACGACTTCTCCACCATGCGCCGCATCGTGCGCAACCTGCTCAAGGAGATCGGTCACACCGATGCCGACGAGGCCGAAGACGGCGCGATCGCGCTGAACAAGCTCAAGTCGGGCGGGTTCAACTTCGTGGTCACCGACATCAACATGCCGAACATGAACGGCTTCGAGCTGCTGTCGGCGATCAAGCAGGACGAAAAGCTCAAGCACCTGCCCGTGCTCATGGTGACCGCCGAGGCGCGCAAGGAAGACATCGTGCTCGCGGCGCAAAACGGCGCGGCCGGCTACATCGTCAAGCCTTTCACCAAGGCCACGCTGGAAGACAAGCTCGCCAACATCTTCAAGAAGCTCGGTCTCTGA
- a CDS encoding protein phosphatase CheZ, producing the protein MSSDTNDTESGANPDMFRKLGSITRQLHDALKELGYTDKLQGTVEQLPDAQSRLSYIARLTGEAAEKVLSQVEEGKKEQEQLARRGRELADTIRRVPALAKAMPELLEWSNDVVALAEKTDQRLTEIMMAQDFHDLTGQVIARVVNLAGTIEEQLLALLLESAPSGQPGQDKAYELAGPVVSAEGRTDVVTNQQQVDDLLASLGF; encoded by the coding sequence ATGAGCAGCGACACCAACGACACCGAGTCCGGCGCCAACCCGGACATGTTCCGCAAGCTGGGCAGCATCACGCGCCAGCTGCACGACGCGCTCAAGGAGCTGGGCTACACCGACAAGCTCCAGGGCACGGTGGAGCAGTTGCCCGATGCGCAGAGCCGCCTGTCCTACATCGCCCGCCTCACCGGCGAAGCCGCCGAGAAGGTGCTGAGCCAGGTGGAAGAGGGCAAGAAGGAGCAGGAGCAACTCGCCCGCCGCGGCCGCGAGCTCGCCGACACCATCCGCCGCGTGCCCGCGCTGGCCAAGGCCATGCCCGAGCTGCTCGAATGGTCGAACGACGTGGTCGCCCTGGCCGAGAAGACCGACCAGCGCCTGACCGAGATCATGATGGCGCAGGACTTCCACGACCTCACCGGCCAGGTGATTGCGCGCGTGGTGAACCTGGCCGGCACGATAGAAGAGCAGCTGCTTGCGCTGCTGCTCGAGTCGGCCCCCTCGGGCCAGCCCGGGCAGGACAAGGCCTACGAACTCGCGGGCCCGGTGGTGAGCGCCGAAGGCCGCACCGACGTGGTGACCAACCAGCAGCAGGTCGACGACCTGCTGGCGTCCCTGGGCTTCTGA
- a CDS encoding DUF1778 domain-containing protein: MQAAATTINVRAPAEVRDLIDRAAQAQGKTRTDFMLEASVEAARRVLLDQVFFQADEAQMKAFQAVMEQPVEYNAAVRALLSRQAPWSA; encoded by the coding sequence ATGCAAGCCGCCGCCACCACCATCAATGTCCGTGCACCCGCCGAGGTGCGCGACCTCATCGACCGCGCCGCCCAGGCCCAGGGCAAGACACGCACCGACTTCATGCTCGAGGCGTCTGTCGAGGCGGCCCGCCGCGTGCTGCTCGACCAGGTGTTTTTCCAGGCCGACGAGGCCCAGATGAAAGCCTTCCAGGCGGTGATGGAGCAGCCCGTCGAATACAACGCGGCCGTTCGCGCCCTGCTGTCGCGCCAAGCCCCGTGGTCGGCGTGA
- a CDS encoding GNAT family N-acetyltransferase, translated as MSPGPLRAPEPLTAEHDSSAFVCKHPALTEWLQKRALSNQASGASSTYVVCTEDRAVVGYYALAPGAVAHAVATGPVRRNMPSPVPVFVLGRLGVRADWGGRGIGAGLLRDALLRSAQAARIVGGRALLCHAIDDEARSFYLRHGFQPSGLEPMTLMVGLQGLGPLV; from the coding sequence GTGAGTCCCGGCCCGCTGCGCGCACCCGAGCCCCTCACCGCCGAGCACGACAGCTCGGCCTTCGTGTGCAAGCACCCGGCGCTGACCGAATGGCTGCAAAAGCGCGCCCTGAGCAACCAGGCCAGCGGGGCATCTAGCACCTACGTGGTGTGCACGGAGGACCGGGCCGTGGTGGGCTATTACGCGCTGGCGCCCGGGGCCGTCGCCCACGCCGTGGCCACCGGTCCGGTGCGGCGCAACATGCCCAGCCCGGTGCCGGTGTTCGTGCTGGGCCGGCTGGGCGTTCGGGCCGACTGGGGCGGTCGCGGCATCGGCGCGGGGCTGCTGCGGGACGCCTTGCTGCGCAGCGCGCAGGCCGCGCGCATCGTCGGCGGGCGCGCCCTGCTGTGTCACGCCATCGACGATGAAGCCCGCTCGTTCTATCTGCGGCACGGCTTCCAGCCTTCGGGCCTCGAACCCATGACCCTCATGGTCGGGCTGCAGGGCCTCGGTCCGCTGGTCTGA
- the flhB gene encoding flagellar biosynthesis protein FlhB, which translates to MDSSAQDKNLPATPQRLKKARDEGQVARSKDLTHLVVLGGGMATLFALAPMGFGRLRDALATQLRFDNASVRTPELMLQRLVDNAGNGLVLVLPLALIVAAMVIAAIIASGGYAPSTKPIEPKLSHLDPLAGIKRLFSRQQLVETAKLLLIVAIILAVATQFVRSHAEAFSTLLMRPLEAGIGQLAQWLMAGVGLLLLVVGVVAAIDVPTQRALHKHKLRMSHDEIKREHKEAEGDPHVKGKRKQRQRELAQRNSIRAVPKADLVVMNPTHYAVALRYDDATMAAPRVIAKGTDLIALKIRDVAKANKVPVLESPMLARALYAHAEIDQEIPGALYTAVAQVLAWVYQLKAALRGEGVMPADPQPQVPPELDPHFKKAAQESEA; encoded by the coding sequence ATGGATTCCTCCGCCCAAGACAAGAACCTGCCAGCGACCCCGCAGCGCCTGAAGAAGGCGCGCGACGAGGGCCAGGTGGCGCGCTCGAAAGACCTCACCCACCTGGTGGTGCTGGGCGGCGGCATGGCCACGCTGTTCGCGCTCGCGCCCATGGGCTTCGGCCGCCTGCGCGATGCGCTGGCCACCCAGCTGCGTTTCGACAACGCCAGCGTGCGCACCCCCGAACTCATGCTGCAGCGCCTGGTGGACAACGCCGGCAATGGCCTGGTGCTGGTGCTGCCGCTGGCCCTGATCGTGGCCGCGATGGTGATCGCCGCCATCATCGCCTCGGGCGGTTACGCACCCAGCACCAAACCCATCGAGCCCAAGCTGTCCCACCTCGATCCGCTGGCGGGCATCAAGCGCCTGTTCTCGCGCCAGCAGCTGGTGGAAACCGCCAAGCTGTTGCTCATCGTGGCCATCATCCTCGCGGTGGCCACGCAGTTCGTGCGCTCGCACGCCGAGGCCTTCTCCACCCTGCTGATGCGCCCGCTCGAGGCCGGCATCGGCCAGCTCGCGCAATGGCTCATGGCCGGCGTGGGCCTGCTGCTGCTGGTGGTGGGCGTGGTGGCCGCGATCGACGTGCCCACCCAGCGTGCGTTGCACAAGCACAAGCTGCGCATGTCGCACGACGAGATCAAGCGCGAGCACAAGGAAGCCGAAGGCGACCCGCACGTGAAGGGCAAGCGCAAGCAGCGCCAGCGCGAGCTCGCGCAGCGCAACAGCATCCGCGCCGTGCCCAAGGCCGACCTGGTGGTGATGAACCCGACCCACTACGCCGTGGCGCTGCGCTACGACGACGCCACCATGGCCGCCCCGCGCGTGATCGCCAAGGGCACCGACCTGATCGCGCTCAAGATCCGCGACGTCGCCAAGGCCAACAAGGTGCCGGTGCTCGAGTCGCCCATGCTGGCGCGCGCGCTCTACGCCCACGCCGAGATCGACCAGGAGATTCCTGGCGCGCTCTACACCGCCGTGGCCCAGGTGCTGGCCTGGGTGTACCAGCTCAAGGCCGCGCTGCGCGGCGAGGGCGTCATGCCCGCCGACCCGCAGCCGCAGGTGCCGCCCGAACTCGACCCCCATTTCAAGAAAGCCGCCCAGGAGTCTGAGGCATGA
- the flhA gene encoding flagellar biosynthesis protein FlhA, translating to MNDLQQWFKRNGAMAGALAAPMLVMTVLAMMVLPLPPWLLDTFFTLNIALALVVMMVAAHMKRPLDFSVFPTVLLLTTLLRLSLNVASTRVVLLEGHTGPGAAGEVIEAFGHFLIGGNFAVGLIVFVILVVINFVVITKGSERIAEVSARFTLDAMPGKQMAIDADLGAGLIDEKEAKRRRAEVGEEAEFFGSMDGASKFVRGDAVAGILILIINIIGGFAIGMLQHGLSAGQAADNYILLAVGDALVAQIPGLLISVAAAMVVSRVGKDEDVGSLVARQMFVSWRVMAIAAGVLFLLGIIPGMPHVFFLAFAALLGGAAWWRRQQELAPKPATGDAPAGPVNDGEASWDDLQPVDLLGLELGYRLISLVDKNRQGDLLTRIKGVRKKFAQDVGFLPPPVHVRDNLELRPSAYRITLRGVVVGEGEVFPGMWLAIDPGGTGTPLIGTPTTDPAFGLPAHWIDERQKENAQMAGFTVVDSETVLATHLSHLMQVQAAKLLSRTETQELVEHVTRLAPKLIEEVVPKMVSVATFQKVLQLLLEEGVNVRDIRTIIESIAEHAVQTTEPHELARRVRMALAPAIVQQIYGPVKELEVIAIEPGLERLLMQALTGNNAGALDPGVAEMLSKSATDIANRQEEKGVPACLLVPDAIRSAMARLLRRAAPRLQVLAHSEVPETHLIRIGPILGQLAA from the coding sequence ATGAACGATCTGCAGCAATGGTTCAAGCGCAATGGCGCCATGGCCGGGGCCCTGGCCGCGCCCATGCTCGTGATGACGGTGCTCGCCATGATGGTGTTGCCGCTGCCGCCCTGGCTGCTCGACACCTTCTTCACGCTCAACATCGCGCTCGCGCTGGTGGTGATGATGGTGGCCGCGCACATGAAGCGCCCGCTGGACTTCTCGGTCTTTCCCACGGTGCTGCTGCTCACCACGCTGCTGCGCCTGTCGCTCAACGTGGCCTCGACGCGCGTGGTGCTGCTCGAAGGCCACACCGGCCCGGGCGCCGCGGGTGAGGTGATCGAGGCCTTCGGCCACTTCCTCATCGGCGGCAACTTCGCGGTCGGCCTGATCGTGTTCGTGATCCTGGTGGTGATCAACTTCGTGGTGATCACCAAGGGCTCCGAGCGCATCGCCGAGGTGTCGGCGCGTTTCACGCTGGACGCCATGCCCGGCAAACAGATGGCCATCGACGCCGACCTGGGCGCGGGCCTGATCGACGAGAAGGAGGCCAAGCGCCGCCGCGCCGAGGTGGGCGAAGAGGCCGAGTTCTTCGGCTCCATGGACGGTGCCTCCAAGTTCGTGCGCGGCGACGCGGTCGCCGGCATCCTGATCCTGATCATCAACATCATCGGCGGCTTCGCCATCGGCATGCTGCAGCACGGCCTGTCGGCGGGCCAGGCGGCCGACAACTACATCCTGCTCGCGGTGGGCGACGCGCTGGTGGCGCAGATCCCCGGGCTGCTGATCTCGGTGGCCGCGGCCATGGTGGTCTCGCGCGTGGGCAAGGACGAGGACGTGGGCAGCCTGGTGGCGCGCCAGATGTTCGTCTCGTGGCGCGTGATGGCGATCGCCGCCGGCGTGCTGTTCCTGCTCGGGATCATCCCCGGCATGCCGCACGTGTTCTTCCTGGCCTTCGCCGCGCTGCTCGGCGGCGCGGCCTGGTGGCGCCGCCAGCAGGAACTCGCGCCCAAGCCCGCGACCGGCGACGCGCCGGCCGGCCCGGTCAACGACGGCGAAGCCAGCTGGGACGACCTGCAGCCCGTGGACCTGCTGGGCCTGGAGCTCGGCTACCGGCTGATTTCGCTGGTGGACAAGAACCGCCAGGGCGACCTGCTCACCCGCATCAAGGGCGTGCGCAAGAAGTTCGCGCAGGACGTGGGCTTCCTGCCCCCGCCGGTGCACGTGCGCGACAACCTCGAGCTGCGCCCCAGCGCCTACCGCATCACCCTGCGCGGCGTGGTGGTGGGCGAGGGCGAGGTCTTCCCCGGCATGTGGCTGGCCATCGACCCGGGCGGCACCGGCACGCCCCTGATCGGCACCCCCACCACCGACCCCGCTTTCGGCCTGCCCGCGCACTGGATCGACGAGCGCCAGAAGGAAAACGCGCAAATGGCCGGTTTCACCGTGGTTGATTCCGAGACTGTGCTGGCGACCCATCTTTCACACTTGATGCAAGTCCAGGCCGCCAAGTTGCTGAGCCGGACCGAGACCCAGGAACTGGTCGAACACGTGACCCGCCTGGCCCCGAAGCTGATCGAAGAAGTCGTTCCCAAGATGGTTTCCGTCGCCACGTTCCAGAAGGTGCTGCAGCTGCTCCTCGAAGAAGGTGTCAACGTGCGCGACATCCGCACCATCATCGAGTCGATCGCCGAACACGCGGTGCAGACCACCGAACCCCACGAACTGGCGCGCCGCGTGCGCATGGCGCTCGCCCCGGCCATCGTGCAGCAGATCTACGGCCCGGTGAAGGAGCTCGAGGTGATCGCCATCGAGCCCGGCCTGGAGCGCCTGCTGATGCAGGCCCTGACCGGCAACAACGCCGGCGCGCTCGATCCCGGCGTGGCCGAGATGCTGAGCAAGTCCGCCACCGACATCGCCAACCGGCAGGAAGAAAAGGGCGTGCCCGCCTGCCTGCTGGTGCCCGACGCCATCCGCAGCGCCATGGCGCGCCTGCTGCGCCGTGCCGCCCCGCGCCTGCAGGTGCTGGCGCACAGCGAAGTGCCCGAAACCCACCTCATCCGCATCGGCCCCATCCTGGGCCAGCTCGCGGCCTGA
- the flhF gene encoding flagellar biosynthesis protein FlhF produces the protein MNIQRFIAPTSREAMARARRQIGDSAVILSTRQTAEGFEVMAAAEESLASIAQAAQPGMAAAAPAAPAARKEVFANTQTSVANDTEAMAMSTLSFQDYVRERMLRKRRESLGGAAAEPEAPVAKAMPQPAMRMADPEPIVVPVQRYNEPPQISAPRAQPIRTRDSGFADSQPPTRFATQDDQRMAVELNALKDMIEERFNTLAWLGSSKNNPIQSSLMHKLIRAGYSPAMARALLERLPVEAGAGEALRWLMDAITRNLRVAGNGAGLADEGGVVALVGATGVGKTTTAAKLAAQCVKQYGAGSVGLVTLDSYRVSGYEQLRSFGRMLGVVAHLAHDRAALKDMLGLLAGKRLVIIDTAGLGQRDQRVQDMLDVLEMPTLKKVLVLNAGSQGDTIDETLSAFKADKLHGVVLSKVDEAVKLGPAIDALVRHHVTLRGVANGQRVPEDWQQPDAGALVKMSMGSANKSAFDPANTDMGFYFAQSGGRNANLGGLHV, from the coding sequence ATGAACATCCAACGCTTCATTGCCCCCACCTCGCGCGAAGCCATGGCCCGTGCGCGCCGCCAGATCGGCGACAGCGCCGTGATCCTCTCCACCCGCCAGACCGCCGAGGGTTTCGAAGTGATGGCCGCGGCCGAAGAAAGCCTGGCCTCGATCGCCCAGGCGGCGCAGCCCGGCATGGCCGCCGCCGCGCCCGCCGCCCCCGCCGCGCGCAAGGAGGTGTTTGCCAACACCCAGACCTCGGTGGCCAACGACACCGAAGCCATGGCCATGAGCACGCTGTCCTTTCAGGACTACGTGCGCGAGCGCATGCTGCGCAAGCGCCGCGAGTCGCTGGGCGGCGCCGCCGCCGAGCCCGAGGCGCCGGTCGCCAAGGCCATGCCGCAGCCGGCCATGCGCATGGCCGATCCCGAGCCCATCGTGGTGCCGGTGCAGCGCTACAACGAGCCGCCGCAGATCAGCGCGCCCCGCGCCCAGCCCATCCGCACCCGCGACAGCGGTTTCGCCGACAGCCAGCCGCCCACGCGCTTCGCCACGCAGGACGACCAGCGCATGGCGGTCGAGCTCAACGCGCTCAAGGACATGATCGAAGAGCGCTTCAACACCCTGGCCTGGCTGGGTTCGAGCAAGAACAACCCGATCCAGTCGAGCCTGATGCACAAGCTCATCCGCGCCGGCTATTCGCCCGCGATGGCGCGTGCGCTGCTCGAACGCCTGCCCGTCGAGGCCGGCGCCGGTGAAGCCCTGCGCTGGCTCATGGACGCCATCACGCGCAACCTGCGTGTGGCCGGCAACGGCGCGGGCCTGGCCGACGAGGGCGGCGTGGTCGCGCTCGTGGGCGCCACCGGCGTGGGCAAGACCACCACCGCCGCCAAGCTCGCCGCCCAGTGCGTCAAGCAGTACGGCGCCGGCAGCGTGGGCCTGGTCACGCTCGACAGCTACCGCGTCTCGGGCTACGAGCAGCTGCGCTCCTTCGGCCGCATGCTCGGCGTGGTGGCCCACCTGGCGCACGACCGCGCCGCGCTCAAGGACATGCTGGGCCTGCTGGCCGGCAAGCGCCTGGTCATCATCGACACCGCCGGCCTGGGCCAGCGCGACCAGCGCGTGCAGGACATGCTCGACGTGCTGGAGATGCCCACGCTCAAGAAGGTGCTGGTGCTCAACGCCGGCTCGCAGGGCGACACCATCGACGAAACCCTGTCCGCCTTCAAGGCCGACAAGCTGCACGGCGTGGTGCTCTCCAAGGTCGACGAGGCCGTCAAGCTCGGCCCCGCGATCGACGCCCTGGTGCGCCACCACGTGACGCTGCGCGGCGTGGCCAACGGCCAGCGCGTGCCCGAAGACTGGCAGCAGCCCGATGCCGGCGCGCTGGTCAAGATGAGCATGGGCTCGGCGAACAAGTCGGCCTTCGACCCGGCCAACACCGACATGGGCTTCTACTTCGCCCAGTCCGGTGGCCGCAACGCCAACCTGGGTGGCCTGCATGTTTGA
- a CDS encoding RNA polymerase sigma factor FliA — protein sequence MYTAKGTLNRDDQLKKYSPLVRRLAHHMIAKLPPSVEIDDLIQVGMIGLTEAIARYEPSQGVQFETFASQRIRGAMIDELRDGDWMSRGSRKSQKDIEQAVHRLQQKLHRVPKESEIAAEMGLSLPDYQALLAKVRGTQLVYLEDISGGGDDEENFLDRHMGDTEADPSSVLQDQRMRMALVEAIKTLPEREQHIMSMYYEHDMNLKEIAAVLGVTESRVCQLHSQSIARLRAKMREH from the coding sequence ATGTACACCGCCAAAGGCACGCTCAACCGCGACGACCAGCTGAAGAAATACAGCCCGCTGGTGCGCCGGCTGGCGCACCACATGATTGCCAAGCTGCCGCCGAGCGTGGAGATCGACGACCTGATCCAGGTCGGCATGATCGGCCTGACCGAGGCCATCGCGCGCTACGAGCCCTCGCAGGGCGTGCAGTTCGAGACCTTCGCGAGCCAGCGCATCCGCGGCGCCATGATCGACGAGCTGCGCGACGGCGACTGGATGAGCCGCGGTTCGCGCAAGAGCCAGAAAGATATCGAGCAGGCCGTGCACCGCCTGCAGCAGAAGCTGCACCGCGTGCCCAAGGAAAGCGAGATCGCCGCCGAGATGGGCCTGAGCCTGCCCGACTACCAGGCCCTGCTGGCCAAGGTGCGCGGCACCCAGCTCGTGTACCTCGAAGACATCAGCGGCGGCGGCGACGACGAAGAGAACTTCCTCGACCGCCACATGGGCGACACCGAGGCCGATCCTTCATCGGTGCTGCAGGACCAGCGCATGCGCATGGCGCTGGTGGAAGCCATCAAGACGCTGCCCGAGCGCGAGCAGCACATCATGAGCATGTACTACGAGCACGACATGAACCTCAAGGAGATCGCTGCCGTGCTCGGCGTGACCGAATCGCGCGTGTGCCAGCTGCACAGCCAGTCGATCGCGCGCCTGCGCGCCAAGATGCGCGAACACTGA
- a CDS encoding glycosyltransferase family 2 protein, translating into MNTARGPHSVALVMIARDEARCIERALHSLRPHVQRMLVLDTGSRDDTVSLARAAGAEVQRFAWCDDFAAARNRALELADADWNLVVDADEWLIAGGAAIEALQHQRPMHLGQLRIHSGFGDGTQEHISWLTRVLPRGVRYQGRIHEQPESPVPRVRLGIQLGHDGYSQAQLALKRGRNRTLLLAERDAHPEDPHVWLHLGKDHETYGEHADAATCYRAAWLRSQPGAPYRHDLLVRLLHCLGQSGGLDEALVLAGEAMDEWGGSPDYHFVLGNLLLDWSTQHPEQALDQGLPMARAAWERCLEIGERPDLDGSVTGRGSHLAAHNLAVIHEGLGQGEQAAHYRRLAQRLRA; encoded by the coding sequence GTGAACACCGCCCGCGGTCCCCACAGCGTGGCGCTCGTGATGATCGCGCGCGACGAGGCGCGCTGCATCGAGCGCGCCCTCCACAGCCTGCGCCCGCACGTGCAGCGCATGCTGGTGCTCGACACCGGCTCGCGCGACGACACCGTCTCGCTCGCGCGCGCCGCCGGCGCCGAGGTGCAGCGCTTCGCGTGGTGCGACGACTTCGCCGCCGCGCGCAACCGCGCGCTCGAGCTCGCCGACGCCGACTGGAACCTGGTCGTGGACGCGGACGAATGGCTGATCGCGGGCGGCGCCGCCATCGAGGCGCTGCAGCACCAGCGGCCCATGCACCTGGGGCAGCTGCGCATCCACAGCGGCTTCGGCGACGGCACGCAGGAACACATCTCCTGGCTCACGCGCGTGCTGCCGCGCGGCGTGCGCTACCAGGGCCGCATCCACGAACAGCCCGAGTCGCCGGTGCCGCGTGTGCGACTGGGCATACAGCTCGGCCACGACGGCTACAGCCAGGCCCAGCTCGCGCTCAAGCGCGGCCGCAACCGCACGCTGCTGCTGGCCGAGCGCGACGCCCACCCCGAAGACCCGCACGTCTGGCTGCACCTGGGCAAGGACCACGAAACCTACGGCGAGCACGCCGACGCCGCCACCTGCTACCGCGCGGCCTGGCTGCGCAGCCAGCCCGGCGCGCCCTACCGGCACGACCTGCTGGTGCGCCTGCTGCATTGCCTGGGGCAGAGCGGCGGCCTCGACGAGGCCCTGGTGCTCGCGGGCGAGGCCATGGACGAATGGGGCGGCTCGCCCGACTACCACTTCGTGCTCGGCAACCTGCTGCTCGACTGGTCCACGCAACACCCCGAACAGGCGCTCGACCAGGGCCTGCCCATGGCGCGCGCCGCCTGGGAACGCTGCCTGGAAATCGGCGAACGCCCCGACCTCGACGGCAGCGTCACCGGCCGCGGCAGCCACCTCGCGGCCCACAACCTCGCGGTCATCCACGAAGGCCTGGGCCAGGGCGAGCAGGCGGCGCACTACCGCCGCCTCGCGCAGCGCCTGCGCGCCTGA
- a CDS encoding gamma-glutamylcyclotransferase family protein, which produces MTLLFVYGSLKEGYPNAHVNRGRRLPGEYRTAMPYPMHLVESVLPCLFLAPGKGLPVKGQLFEVDDAALAAMDALERIGEPGGYQRVAIDVVPLDAPERPVQAFVYVQDPALLEREGPHPGPIDEYTPEHAKALRW; this is translated from the coding sequence ATGACCCTGTTGTTCGTTTATGGCTCTCTCAAGGAGGGCTATCCCAACGCCCACGTCAACCGCGGCCGGCGCCTGCCCGGCGAATACCGCACCGCGATGCCCTACCCGATGCACCTGGTGGAGTCGGTGCTGCCCTGCCTGTTCCTGGCGCCCGGCAAGGGCCTGCCGGTGAAGGGCCAGTTGTTCGAGGTGGACGACGCGGCCCTGGCCGCGATGGACGCGCTCGAGCGCATCGGCGAGCCGGGCGGCTACCAGCGCGTGGCGATCGACGTGGTGCCGCTGGACGCGCCCGAGCGGCCCGTTCAGGCCTTCGTCTACGTGCAGGACCCGGCGCTGCTCGAACGCGAAGGGCCGCACCCGGGGCCGATCGACGAGTACACGCCGGAGCACGCCAAGGCCCTGCGCTGGTGA
- the flgM gene encoding flagellar biosynthesis anti-sigma factor FlgM, whose protein sequence is MKVDSSSADSYIGSVAGGPHKAATPPAAAVEGAAKGTSNPQPGVTLTLSSNATVGASGSEVFNAEKVEAMKQAIAAGTFQVNPEAIADKLLSNAAEMLNAARA, encoded by the coding sequence ATGAAAGTCGATTCCTCTAGCGCGGATTCCTACATTGGCAGCGTGGCCGGTGGCCCCCACAAGGCGGCCACCCCGCCGGCCGCGGCCGTCGAAGGCGCCGCCAAAGGCACCAGCAACCCGCAACCCGGCGTGACGCTGACCCTGTCGTCGAACGCGACGGTGGGCGCATCGGGCAGCGAGGTGTTCAACGCCGAGAAGGTCGAAGCCATGAAGCAGGCCATCGCCGCCGGCACCTTCCAGGTCAACCCGGAAGCGATCGCGGACAAGCTGCTGTCGAACGCCGCCGAAATGCTCAACGCCGCTCGCGCCTGA
- the flgA gene encoding flagellar basal body P-ring formation chaperone FlgA, which yields MNRPAFRLLLTVGFSLVLLAAAASARATEPGGLEKLARDFLQPAVDQAVAEQGGKSLRAEVVMGNLDSRLRLAPCNGIEPFLPPGGRLWGRSRVGLRCVDGPTRWSVYIPVTVQAFGPAWVLKAAVPAGETLTQAHAERAEVDWAAHPSPVLALPERWLGQPAAFALTPGQVIRENMVRAAQAFDAGSAVKVSANGGGFAVSVTGQALNTGYVGQAARVRLPSGKIVSGTVRPDLTVELPL from the coding sequence ATGAACCGCCCCGCCTTCCGATTGCTGCTGACCGTGGGTTTCTCCCTGGTGCTGCTGGCCGCGGCCGCCAGCGCCCGCGCCACCGAACCGGGCGGCCTGGAAAAGCTCGCGCGCGACTTCCTGCAGCCCGCGGTCGACCAGGCCGTGGCCGAACAGGGTGGCAAATCGCTGCGCGCCGAGGTCGTGATGGGCAACCTGGACAGCCGGCTGCGGCTGGCGCCGTGCAACGGCATCGAACCCTTTCTGCCGCCGGGCGGGCGCCTGTGGGGCCGCAGCCGCGTCGGGCTGCGCTGCGTCGACGGGCCCACGCGCTGGTCGGTCTACATCCCGGTCACGGTGCAGGCCTTCGGGCCGGCCTGGGTGCTCAAGGCCGCGGTGCCGGCCGGCGAAACCCTGACTCAAGCCCACGCCGAACGCGCCGAAGTCGATTGGGCCGCCCACCCGTCACCGGTGCTGGCGCTGCCGGAACGCTGGCTGGGCCAGCCGGCGGCCTTCGCCCTGACCCCGGGCCAGGTCATCCGCGAGAACATGGTGCGCGCTGCCCAGGCCTTCGACGCCGGCAGCGCCGTGAAAGTGAGCGCCAACGGTGGTGGCTTTGCCGTGAGCGTGACGGGCCAGGCCCTGAACACCGGCTACGTGGGCCAGGCGGCGCGCGTGCGGCTGCCCTCGGGCAAGATCGTCAGCGGCACGGTGCGGCCCGACCTGACGGTGGAATTGCCTCTTTGA
- the flgB gene encoding flagellar basal body rod protein FlgB encodes MLEQMTDRLDFHAKALTLRSQRQQVIASNIANADTPGYAARDLDFAAALRNAAGGAAGTGPAATTDARHFSSVGAAAGAGGDPKLGYAVQTQPSQDGNSVDLDRERAAFVDNTIRYESTLRFINGHVKTMLSAITGQ; translated from the coding sequence ATGCTCGAACAGATGACCGACCGGCTGGACTTCCACGCCAAGGCGCTGACGCTGCGTTCGCAGCGCCAGCAGGTGATCGCCAGCAACATCGCCAACGCCGACACGCCCGGCTACGCCGCGCGCGACCTCGATTTCGCGGCCGCGCTGCGCAACGCCGCGGGCGGCGCGGCCGGCACCGGCCCCGCGGCCACCACCGACGCGCGCCACTTCAGCAGCGTGGGCGCGGCCGCCGGCGCGGGCGGCGACCCCAAGCTCGGTTACGCGGTGCAGACCCAGCCCTCGCAGGACGGCAACTCGGTCGACCTCGACCGCGAGCGCGCGGCCTTCGTGGACAACACCATCCGCTACGAGTCGACGCTGCGCTTCATCAACGGGCACGTGAAAACCATGCTCAGCGCCATCACCGGCCAGTGA